The Bos taurus isolate L1 Dominette 01449 registration number 42190680 breed Hereford chromosome 18, ARS-UCD2.0, whole genome shotgun sequence genome has a window encoding:
- the MT2A gene encoding metallothionein-2, which yields MDPNCSCTAGESCTCAGSCKCKDCKCASCKKSCCSCCPVGCAKCAQGCVCKGASDKCSCCA from the exons ATGGATCCCAACTGCTCCTGCACCGCGG GTGAATCCTGCACGTGTGCCGGCTCCTGCAAATGCAAAGATTGCAAGTGCGCCTCCTGCAAGAAGA gctgctgctcctgctgccccGTGGGCTGTGCCAAGTGTGCCCAGGGCTGCGTCTGCAAAGGGGCTTCGGACAAGTGCAGCTGCTGTGCCTGA
- the MT1A gene encoding metallothionein-1A, producing MDPNCSCPTGGSCSCAGSCTCKACRCPSCKKSCCSCCPVGCAKCAQGCVCKGASDKCSCCA from the exons ATGGACCCGAACTGCTCCTGCCCCACTG GCGGCTCCTGCAGCTGTGCTGGCTCCTGCACCTGCAAGGCCTGCAGATGTCCCTCCTGCAAGAAGA gctgctgctcctgctgccctGTGGGCTGTGCCAAGTGTGCCCAGGGCTGTGTCTGCAAAGGGGCCTCGGACAAGTGCAGCTGCTGCGCCTGA
- the LOC613358 gene encoding metallothionein 1E → MDPNCSCSTGGSCSCPGSCTCKACRCPSCKKSCCSCCPVGCAKCAQGCICKGASDKCSCCA, encoded by the exons ATGGACCCCAACTGCTCCTGCTCCACTG GCGGCTCCTGCAGCTGCCCTGGCTCCTGCACCTGCAAGGCCTGCAGATGTCCCTCCTGCAAGAAGA gctgctgctcctgctgccctGTGGGCTGTGCCAAGTGTGCCCAGGGCTGCATCTGCAAAGGGGCCTCGGACAAGTGCAGCTGCTGTGCCTGA
- the LOC768319 gene encoding metallothionein 1E yields the protein MDPNCSCPTSGSCSCAGSCTCKACRCPSCKKSCCSCCPVGCAKCAQGCICKGASDKCRCHA from the exons ATGGACCCCAATTGCTCCTGCCCCACTA GCGGCTCCTGCAGCTGCGCTGGCTCCTGCACCTGCAAGGCCTGCAGATGCCCCTCCTGCAAGAAGA GCTGCTGCTCTTGCTGCCCTGTGGGCTGTGCCAAGTGTGCCCAGGGCTGCATCTGCAAAGGGGCCTCGGACAAGTGCCGCTGCCATGCCTGA
- the LOC768319 gene encoding metallothionein 1E isoform X1, producing MLLEPPSWNGVDWLGSGKPLKSLGQEHPEKRAHPSIQSWRTKGRMGGRGLSGSCSCAGSCTCKACRCPSCKKSCCSCCPVGCAKCAQGCICKGASDKCRCHA from the exons ATGCTTCTGGAACCTCCATCCTGGAATGGGGTGGACTGGCTAGGTTCAGGAAAACCCCTGAAAAGTTTAGGGCAAGAGCACCCGGAAAAACGtgcccatccatccattcagtcGTGGAGAACAAAAGGAAGGATGGGAGGCAGAGGCCTGA GCGGCTCCTGCAGCTGCGCTGGCTCCTGCACCTGCAAGGCCTGCAGATGCCCCTCCTGCAAGAAGA GCTGCTGCTCTTGCTGCCCTGTGGGCTGTGCCAAGTGTGCCCAGGGCTGCATCTGCAAAGGGGCCTCGGACAAGTGCCGCTGCCATGCCTGA